The genomic interval CATTAGAGCAGCCATAAATTGTTTAGCGTCAGCAGACTCGTGATAATTGCATCAGCCACGCCGCAGGAATAGGCAAACAGATCGAGTGATCGCAGTCGATCCGATGCTGGAACTCAAACTGCGTCCGTAACTTCCACTCCCAATGGTATGGCGACCCAATTCAGGGCACATCAATTACTCAGCGATTGCCAAACACTTGAGCCGCGGGCGCTTAATTGATTAACATGGCTTGATTGATCATTTGTTTGCGTCGCCTGGCGTGACAACAATTGTCTCCAAGCGAGCGAGCAGATCAAGTGACCGAGCAGGCATATGCatatgaatttaaataaatataggaaAATAAGTTAAGATATCTCTCAAGAGTTTCCATTAAGTGCATTAAGCAGCCTATGAATACGTAAGAGCCCCATTACATTTTCACACGACATCCGGAGTTAATAGCTAAACCAACATGGCGGATGGGTCGTAAACCAGAACTCACCTGCGTGGAGTAGATGTTGCAGGCGGCCCAGCGCACGCTGGCGCCCAGTTCCACCAGCGTCTCGATGAGCACGGCAGTCTGGGCGTTGATGTGTGTGCAACCCACGATCTTGGCATCCTTCAGAGGCTTGTCCTCGGCCGCGCGCTTCTTTAGCGCTATGATGCCCGGCATCTCCTGCTCCGCAATCTCGATCTCCCTGCGCCCAAATGCATGCTGGGCGACTATGTTCCTTACACAGAAGTCGGAGCTGCCTTTGGAGTTCTTTTGGACCTTCTCCCTGGGCGGCACGTCGTCGCCATCCTCGCTGCTGCCCGTGTAGCTGGCGGAGCTGAAGGAATCCGTTGAGGAGGCACTAAGCGAGCGGCTCCTGTACCGACTTGTCTTCTTCAGAGCCGAGGACTGCTTGGTGGCCGGCGGAGGAACCACCACGCTGGCATCCTGCGGCGCCGGTCcagcctgctgctgcttgtcGCCGCCTCCGAATCCAGGATCAACTACCACAGTGTCTGCCAAGTTGTTCATGTTGGAAGTAGAGGGTAATCTGGGGATTTCCTTACTATCCTTTACTTGGCTCCTTGCTCCACCTCCTAGTGCTCAACCTTCTGCGACTCCTGAGTTTGCAATCCTTTTCCGGTGCTCCTTCGAATGGCCGTCTTGGATGTTATGTAAAGCCTGAAATCCAAGCAGGATGCGCAGCAAATAGCTGAGTGGCCTGGCCTGGGTCTATGCGAACTGCACAATTACGTGATTTGTCAACGTTGTGGAGCCCACAAATTGCaaaattaattgtttttagtGCGAGTCTCCTTTGTTTCACCTCTCcacaattgttgttgttcttcttcttcttttgcGAATGGGGGCTACACTTTGGATCCGGGGCTTGCTGGGAGTTTCCGGAGAGGGGATGATGAGGCAGCCGTCGGCTTTTGGGCGACGTTGTTTGTGTGGCGACCAAGTGGGGGATCGTTTGGCGATCGCTTattgaatttgattttatcCGGAGAAAAGAGAACTAAACCGAACCGAGGACAGTAAGCGAGACACGCGAAAATACCAAAAGCAGAAGGCGTTAGTGCTATTCTTTAAGTGTGGTAAGTTCCCACTGAAGAAAGGCCAAAGTAACGACTTTTCAACGgaacttatatttttaagttaaGAACTTATATTCTTAagttcttgtttatttttattaggcaaagaaaaaaattgtGATTCAAACCTTCTCAGCTGCAGTACAACCTGACTGCAAGTCTTTTAAATCTGTTGGGTAAATTAATGAGTCAAACAGAAATTGGCAAAGTATTCGAggtttattaaaaacaaatagttAACACATTCACCCTACATCTCCTCCTCCAGGTAGCCGCACAGCCCGTAGTCGTCTGCCGTTGTGACCAAGTGCGCTTCCACGAGAAGGCCCTCCTTGTAGGTCTGTCTGTTGGCAATCAAACGCGACAATTCCTCCGGGGCAAGTGGTCCTTGCTTGGCGTGTTTCTGGATAAAATCCGCCGCCAGTTGTCGATCCACGACGGACATCTCCAGGCTGCGACTCCAGGCGAGCAGGGCCAGCGGTCGCTCCGGACTCAGAGCCAGCGAGGGTGACACCAGATGGCGATACAGACAGCCACCCACGATGTCCTGCAGCTGCTTCACTTGGCCGGGAAATGCGCAGGGATGGTAGAGCATCACGATGGCACCTTCCGCCAGATTACGCACGTATCGCTGTGGTGGCAAGTAGGAGTAGGTGCCATATTCAGCGGGCATCGGGCGATAGGGGCCACTGGTAATATAAAAGGTTTGAGTTTGAAATTAGCAGGAAACTATAATATAGTTCGCCTTACTTGGTGGCAGGCAGATGGGAGTAGCTGATGGACTCATTAAGGCACTTGGCAGGCGGCAGATAGGCGCTGGGCAGAAAGTGCTCCGTAAGAATGGCTTCTCTGGACAAATCTGGCTGATACAAGCTGCGATTACTGCTGATGCAAAGGAAATTCAGGCTGTCACGGATGTCATTTGGATCGAAGTCCACGGCAAGGTTGCTCTGAAAATTGGTAATAACAATGATAGAAAAAGATGACTAATACTAAGCATTCATAGGTATTTAAGGGGGTTCTCCATATTGCGTacctttttttgtttggtggAACACCCTTCAAATGTTATCTATAAGTCTAAACTCACCTTGCCATCATCACAGCTGCCTTGTTTAGTCTTGTGCGGTTCGTTGGGACCCTGCGGAAACCATTTTCCCTTCCAAGTATCCTGTGTGGTGGACTCCGCCGACTTGGTTTCCTTCTCGACCAGCGGTTTTTTCTTCACCACGTGCGGCTCTCCGGGAGCTTGTGGAAACCACTTGCCCTGCCAGCCATCCTTGGTTGTGGAATCCAGCAGAGGAACTTGCTCAGTGCTCTTCATTTTGGATTCAATCGCTTTTTGCTGTTGTCCCGGGGCATGGGGAAACCACTTGCCCTGCCAGTCATCCTTGCCGGGCGACGCACCTAATGGAACCTGCACACGTTGCACTTCATTGGAAATGTCGGGTGGGGACTTCCCAATCTTCCCTAGCTTCTCATCAGGATCAAGAGTTGGCTCCAGCAGATTGGCCTGAGACTTCTTGATGGATTTCGCATCGATGAGGGCGAACCCAAGGCACAGGAGGGTCAAATAATTccaaataaacataataattgcaagcgaaagaaaaacaaaagcgcaaaataagcaaacaaaaatataagtAAGAACTTTGCAAAACAGCTGTGGAGCTGCGTTTTTCAACACTGACCAAAGCATGACTTTGTTGCGGGGTAGCAACAGGTGGTTTGGATTTTGAATCAATCTCCGATGATAATTATGTGTTGTTTAAATACTAAGTTATATTTATGTACgggaatataaatatttacacgcTAAGCACACAACTTATAAAATGAACATAAAAGTACATTTAACATGACTACTTAAATCAAGCAGATTGCTTGCATTATAATTCAATAGTTAATCaatgtatatattaaatatcCAGACTGGGTTTTAAAGTTCAATGACAAATTACTCACAAGAAATCGGCTTATATCAATaaatcatttcattttaaaatacccCGTTCGACCCATCCCCCGCATTGCCCTTAGTAGGGGGTATTTGGTGAACTTCTCACACCTGGCCACACTGGTCGCAGcaacaaaaagaagaagaacaaGGGCCAACTTGATGGTCACTTGCTACTGCGCTTTAttaattcattattttccaaaATAATGCACATATATACCCGCCCACAGCCGCGCTGCGCCCCCGCCAATCGAAAAATGTGAGTGGTAAGCGTTTTTACCAGAGTCTTATCAACAATTTAAGCCTCAATTCTCTTCCGTTTCCGTGATTCGCCACCcagaaaacaataacaaaggggtgttgttgttgctgtcgctgctgctgcgctgGAAAAACAACTCgcataaaattttaaaacgcACAAAGAAAGCGAAAGTTAGGCCAACAACTCAGACGTGATGTCGTGGTTTAATCCCTGGGATGGcctcaaaacaaaaatgtgtCGCTACCTGCTGCAGCGATACCTGGGCCAGTTTTTCGAGAATAACTTGAACCTGGAGCAGCTGAAGGTGGACCTTTACAATGGCAAGGCGGTGGTAGAGGACATATTCCTGAAGGTCAACGCGTTCAACGATCTCTTCGAGGACCAGGGCTGGGCCTTCGAGGTGGTCTCGGGCCACATTGGCCGCCTGACCGTCGTGGTGCCGTGGAATGCGCTGATGACCAACGACAGTAGCCTGGAGATCCACAATCTAACCATCACACTGAGGCCAGTCACACGCTACCAGAGCGGCACCACCATGCTGGAGTCCATGTGGTCGTCGGTGAGCAGCTCGATGCAAATGGCCGAGGAGTGCATGAAGCAGGTGGATGACGATGTGCCCTTCCTGAACCACAATAACGCCCTGATTGGGCTGGAGAAGTTCGCAGAGACCATCGACAACGTGCTCAATCGCATACGCGCCAAACTGACAAATACTACTTTGAACATTGAGTACCTGCTGCCCAGATCGGACCGGAAGCTGGTGCTGTCCTTCCAGGCCAGCCATGTGGAGTACAAGAACAAGACGGGCTACGAGATGCCCATGTCCACCTCCCAGGACACAGAAACCGAAGAAGATCCCAACAGCAGCTTCAATGCACTGCCCATGATAGCCAAGCACAATTTGGTGATCGAGGGACTTAGTTTGCACACCTCCGAAGTGCTTGATGTGAtggatcaccagtttggacCCACTCCCTACGAGCAGCTCTGCAAGATTGTGGAACTCAAGGGCGCGCAAAACATCCAGATAAACATCAAGCAGACGGAAAACATAGTGGGGCCCAAGGTCAGCCTAGAACTAAGTCTGGACGACATATACTTCATGCTAACGCCGCGTCAAATTCACCTGCTAATCGAGTTCTCCAAGGGCTTCAACTGCGGCGGTCAGCAGGAGCGACCCAAAAAGGGCAGGAGCTTAAAATCGGCTCCGCCCAGTGAGTATCAGATGCAAAGTCTGCAGCAGCCCACTCGGATGACGGGGATTCTGGGCCAGAATGCAGACTGGTGTACAGGAATGTCAGAGGCGGATCCCTCCGAATATTCCGCTTACGGAAATCCCCCGAGAAGCGGTTACGCACGGAGTCGAAAGATGAGCGAATCCACAAACAGCATGGTCACCTCCTGTACCAATACTCTGCAGCAGGAGCTGGGCTACACAGAGAAGTCCGGCGAGATCCTCAAGTTCAAGGTGCAGATCTCGAAAATCTACGGAATTGCTTTGCACCAGGACATTCTTATCCAGAACACGGCCAACATCGACAGTTGCAGCACGGTTTTCGATCACGCAAGTTACCTTCGCTACTCGGACACTGCCAGTGGTTTCTTCTTGGGCACGGTCCTGGAGAATCACATGCCGCTGCCAAATCAGCAGTACCTTCTGCTACGAGCAGCCCCAATAATCGTTAGTGGAAGCCAGCAGCGCTATTTCCAGGAGCTCACATCGAGGACTACTCTGTCCGCCACTGCGGTGGATCTCATCGAAGTCCTGGACAACTCCATGGAGCACCTGCTCCAGTTCGACCGCCAGAGAAACTGCCCGGATGGCTACCACATCCGACCGGAGATCGTTCTCACCCAGAGCTCCTCGTTCATGTTCAAGCAGAACCACAATCGTTGCTCCAACAAAATTGAATGCAGTTTGGATGAATGTACGGCGGAGTTGGATATATCTATTTACGATCGACTAGGGGCGCTCTTCGGGAGCTCTCCGTTTTCCGGGGATTCCGATTCTTCAACGCCCTATCCAGATGATCCCAACCAAACGGAGTTTGTGGTGAAGTCCGAAAATCTGCGTCTTCACTTGCGTTTCCCTGTGGTGGATGGCAGAGCCGCCAACGATCCGCAAAAGATTCCCTGGTGGAAGAAGAATGTGCGACGTGATTTCTTGGCCGTGGAGTTCCGTTCCCTGGTTGTTAGTTCAAGGTCTCAGATAAGCATCGTTTCGGATGAACTAGATGTGTTCTATTGTGACGCGGATAAGCAGAGTGCCGTGCATCTCCTGAAGTGCCAGCAAAGACTGCAGCCGAACAAGAAGATCCAAATTGACGTACTGCAGTTAAAAGACGCCACTGATGGCCAAAAGAAGCCAAGGAAGTCTCCGTTTAGCTCAAAATGTACCTTTGGCTACACCTCCCATGTTGAGGGACTCGATGGTAGCGTGGACAAAACTGATTCCCTTTTACCCGGCGAAACGGAGGAGATCAATGAATTTTGCGACAGTTGCACCCAGTCCTCCAAGCTGAAGATATTTACGTTTATACCGCACGTAAAAGTTGTGCTGGAATCCAAGAGCATGTATGAGCTGATATACAATCGCTTGAACGGAGATCTCTTCATGTGGGAACCGCGTTCTCCGCACTACGACAACAACACGGATAACGAAGTCCCAGAGTCAAAAGACCTGTATGCAGAGCCCCAGCTGAAAGAGTTCAAAAGGAACCTGCTGCTCAGTACGAGCGCCATGGAGAGCAGCATTTACTTTTCCATGGCGGAGCCAACGGTTTCTGCTCCACCGGCGCCACCAGTGCGGAATGAAGCCTTCTCCTTTGAGTTGTTTGTGGAGCAGGGATCTTTGATTCTTTTTTCGCATCTTCTAGATCCCGAGACCAACCAGCGATCCAAGGAGTGCGGTAAGTTTCAGGTGAACTTAAAGGAGCTGCGTTTGTTTACAGTGAATGGCTTGGACAACGATTCGAATCGGAGTTTCTTTTGCATCCAGCTGGGCGAGATCGAGGCCTTGCATTGCGGGAATACGCTGCAGGACTTGGAGCTGGCTTGGAGTGATTTGGCGGATGAAAAGCTGCTGCCCACCATCTATAACTTTGCAAATGTTCATCAGCAGCAGGACAGGAAAAGAATGGAGGTGTTATCTCTCGTGGCTGAGATCAAGAAGCAACCGGAGCAGCGCATCAAGAGGATGAAAATGTCCTTTGGAATAAGTGGCGCCATTCTGCAGCATCACTCCTGTCACTCGGAGCACTCTTGGCTGAATCAACTGATTGACTTTATGGACGTGGCCGACTTTCCCATTGAGGAATACGAACCGTTTGCTCTGGTCTCCGAGCTGCAGTTGCATGTTTGGAATGCTGGGATCGACTATCGCCCGAAATTCTTTCCACAACGTGCGTTCCTGGATCTTGGCTACTGCACCTTGAGCAGCAATATCATATCATCGATGAGTGGCTGCACCTTGCGACTGCTGGCCGAGGATTGCGTCCTGCACCTGGGATTGGTTAAGGAATCCAACGACTCCCTGATACCTGTACTGAACCTGGGACTCCTGAATATATCCTTCCGTTTGAATGCAGAAGGTAGTGGACAACCGCGAGTGGATCTGCGCTCTTCCATCCACGATATGCATCTGAAGACTTGCTACGATTCGGCAGCAGCTTTAGCCCAACTTATAGCCTATGTGGCCAACGACAGGGACCTGTGTCCGCCAGAGGAGCCCATCTTGAATGAGGACACCAAGCCCGTAGAGCCGAAACCCAACGAGGAGCATGAGGTGAGCGATCACACCCAGAACCATGTGAGCAAACTGATGGCCGATGCTGTGATAGACGTAGAGTGCTCGCCCAATCGCAGGGCAACGAAATCTCCAGGTGGTCGGGAGGAGGGCATTGAGATATTCTACTTTCCGGATGAACCCAAGGAGAAGAGGAAATCTACGCCCGCCAAGCTACAGACCAAATCCCTGATGATCGAAAGTCCCTCGATCATCGGAGACATCCTGGACTTTGAGTCGAATGTGATCCTGCAGTCCTACTACCACCAGAGCCAAGTGCATCCGCAGACTTCACTGGGCTCCCAGGTGCAGCAGGAGCTGGGTTCCTTGGGCAACGCTTCCCTGGAGGAGCGGGATTTCGACATTATCCACGACGAGGAGATTTCACGCATGGACAAGTTCGGTGTCAAGCAGATTTACATCTCCGATGACCCTCTGCAGATTGTGGACAACCACTTTGAGCTGCCGCACGAGAAAGTGGATCTGCTGAGGCCTCCAGCTAATTTCCCAGTGGCCGAGAGCACTTACACCCTCTGCGAGATGACCTTTACATGGCACATTTATGGCGGCCGGGATTTCCCCGATGAACCGCTTAAGAAATCCTCTTCATCGGCAAGCAGTGGATTTGGCATGTCCGATACCTACAAGTATGGCGTGTCTCAAGCTCAAGAGCAGGATAAACAGGACAAAAAGGGTTCCAAGAAGAGTCTGCCCAAACAACCCAAAGGATCGCAGCGCAATCTGGAGGTTCTAGTGGAGATGCAGCTCTCCAAGATTCGATTCTCCTACGAAACGTATCCGTTGACCTCCATGTACTCGTCCCGTCAGGTGCTCCTTGTGTCGGAAATCGAAATAAGAGATAGATTACGCTCGTCGGACATCAACAAGTTCCTGTACCACCCGACGGGCAACAATTTATCCCACAAGCCGGACGAGAACATGGTCATTGTGAAGGCTCTGAATGTGCGTCCGAATCCGCAAAAGAGCTCCGCGGAAGAGTGCTCCCTGAGGGTCTCCATTCTGCCCATAAAACTCAACATTGACCAGGACACTCTGCTCTTTCTCGAGGACTTCTTTTCGGGCATGTTCCGAAACTCCGCTAGTGCTGCTGGTGGCACCAAAACGGAGGGCAGCAGCTCGTCGGCAACGGACATGCCGGTGATGTCGGTGAGCAAAATGCCGGACGAGTTATCCGATGAATTGCCAGATTCAGAAGTTAAGGAGATGGTGGAGAGGAACCTGAATGTGCTAATTGAAGAGAACAGCTTGGATGTGGAGTTGGAGGAGGATCCCGCCACGGCTCCACCTGTGTTCTTCCGCGAGGTGATCTTCAGTCCAGCACTACCTATTTGCTTCGACTATCATGGAAGGCGGATTGAACTTTCCCGAGGACCGGTCACCGGCCTAATCATGGGTCTCGCCCAGCTTCAGGGATCCGGAATTAATTTGAGGGAAATTGTGAACCGCAGGGGCATTCTGGGATGGAA from Drosophila mauritiana strain mau12 chromosome 3L, ASM438214v1, whole genome shotgun sequence carries:
- the LOC117139161 gene encoding autophagy-related protein 2 homolog A, whose amino-acid sequence is MSWFNPWDGLKTKMCRYLLQRYLGQFFENNLNLEQLKVDLYNGKAVVEDIFLKVNAFNDLFEDQGWAFEVVSGHIGRLTVVVPWNALMTNDSSLEIHNLTITLRPVTRYQSGTTMLESMWSSVSSSMQMAEECMKQVDDDVPFLNHNNALIGLEKFAETIDNVLNRIRAKLTNTTLNIEYLLPRSDRKLVLSFQASHVEYKNKTGYEMPMSTSQDTETEEDPNSSFNALPMIAKHNLVIEGLSLHTSEVLDVMDHQFGPTPYEQLCKIVELKGAQNIQINIKQTENIVGPKVSLELSLDDIYFMLTPRQIHLLIEFSKGFNCGGQQERPKKGRSLKSAPPSEYQMQSLQQPTRMTGILGQNADWCTGMSEADPSEYSAYGNPPRSGYARSRKMSESTNSMVTSCTNTLQQELGYTEKSGEILKFKVQISKIYGIALHQDILIQNTANIDSCSTVFDHASYLRYSDTASGFFLGTVLENHMPLPNQQYLLLRAAPIIVSGSQQRYFQELTSRTTLSATAVDLIEVLDNSMEHLLQFDRQRNCPDGYHIRPEIVLTQSSSFMFKQNHNRCSNKIECSLDECTAELDISIYDRLGALFGSSPFSGDSDSSTPYPDDPNQTEFVVKSENLRLHLRFPVVDGRAANDPQKIPWWKKNVRRDFLAVEFRSLVVSSRSQISIVSDELDVFYCDADKQSAVHLLKCQQRLQPNKKIQIDVLQLKDATDGQKKPRKSPFSSKCTFGYTSHVEGLDGSVDKTDSLLPGETEEINEFCDSCTQSSKLKIFTFIPHVKVVLESKSMYELIYNRLNGDLFMWEPRSPHYDNNTDNEVPESKDLYAEPQLKEFKRNLLLSTSAMESSIYFSMAEPTVSAPPAPPVRNEAFSFELFVEQGSLILFSHLLDPETNQRSKECGKFQVNLKELRLFTVNGLDNDSNRSFFCIQLGEIEALHCGNTLQDLELAWSDLADEKLLPTIYNFANVHQQQDRKRMEVLSLVAEIKKQPEQRIKRMKMSFGISGAILQHHSCHSEHSWLNQLIDFMDVADFPIEEYEPFALVSELQLHVWNAGIDYRPKFFPQRAFLDLGYCTLSSNIISSMSGCTLRLLAEDCVLHLGLVKESNDSLIPVLNLGLLNISFRLNAEGSGQPRVDLRSSIHDMHLKTCYDSAAALAQLIAYVANDRDLCPPEEPILNEDTKPVEPKPNEEHEVSDHTQNHVSKLMADAVIDVECSPNRRATKSPGGREEGIEIFYFPDEPKEKRKSTPAKLQTKSLMIESPSIIGDILDFESNVILQSYYHQSQVHPQTSLGSQVQQELGSLGNASLEERDFDIIHDEEISRMDKFGVKQIYISDDPLQIVDNHFELPHEKVDLLRPPANFPVAESTYTLCEMTFTWHIYGGRDFPDEPLKKSSSSASSGFGMSDTYKYGVSQAQEQDKQDKKGSKKSLPKQPKGSQRNLEVLVEMQLSKIRFSYETYPLTSMYSSRQVLLVSEIEIRDRLRSSDINKFLYHPTGNNLSHKPDENMVIVKALNVRPNPQKSSAEECSLRVSILPIKLNIDQDTLLFLEDFFSGMFRNSASAAGGTKTEGSSSSATDMPVMSVSKMPDELSDELPDSEVKEMVERNLNVLIEENSLDVELEEDPATAPPVFFREVIFSPALPICFDYHGRRIELSRGPVTGLIMGLAQLQGSGINLREIVNRRGILGWNKLCEFLAKEWLKDIKRNQLPNILSGIGPTNAVLQLFQGIYDLFRLPIEQYNKDGRIIRGFQLGAQSFTARTALAALEITSRIIHLLQFTAETTFDMLSAGPSMKKRKGGRQGKRRRQGRPKDLREGVANAYTIVREGINESANTLIEAAITEHDQKGYSGAVGAVVRQIPQLVVCPAVLATQATTNILGGAKSSLVPEAKLEARDKWKQEIH
- the LOC117141239 gene encoding uncharacterized protein LOC117141239; the encoded protein is MFIWNYLTLLCLGFALIDAKSIKKSQANLLEPTLDPDEKLGKIGKSPPDISNEVQRVQVPLGASPGKDDWQGKWFPHAPGQQQKAIESKMKSTEQVPLLDSTTKDGWQGKWFPQAPGEPHVVKKKPLVEKETKSAESTTQDTWKGKWFPQGPNEPHKTKQGSCDDGKSNLAVDFDPNDIRDSLNFLCISSNRSLYQPDLSREAILTEHFLPSAYLPPAKCLNESISYSHLPATNGPYRPMPAEYGTYSYLPPQRYVRNLAEGAIVMLYHPCAFPGQVKQLQDIVGGCLYRHLVSPSLALSPERPLALLAWSRSLEMSVVDRQLAADFIQKHAKQGPLAPEELSRLIANRQTYKEGLLVEAHLVTTADDYGLCGYLEEEM